From the genome of Thauera chlorobenzoica:
TCGAAGCTCTCCGGCTGCGCGAGCTTTTGCGCCTCCGTGACGCTGGCGGCGAAGGTATCCCACGGCATTACGGCCTCGATGGCGGCGAACGGATCGCCGCCGCTCTGTTTGGCTTCCAGCAAGGCTTGGCCGATGCGGCCATACATCCGCACCTTGTCATTGATCGCCTTGCCGGAAGCCTGAAACTGCTGCTGATGCTTGTTCTTGGCGGCGTTGAATAGTTTGCCAATGATGCGGTCGTGCAGGTCGATGATTTCGTCGGTGACGGTGGCCATGCCTTCAATGGCCAGCGAAACCAGAGTGGCATAGCGTCGTTGCATCTCGAACTTTGCCAGATCGGCAGGCGTCATCTGCCCACCCTCACGGGCGATCTTGAGCAGGCGGTTCTGGTGAACTTGTCGCTCGATGCCTGCGGGAAGGTCAAGCGCCTGCCAAGCCTTGAGGCGCTCGATGTGTTCAAGCATATGCCGAGAGTTCGGCTTGACGGGCGACTGGCGCAGCCATGCCAGCCACGTCAATTTGCTGCCGTCCTTGCGCTTGAGAAGTTCGTCCAGGCGCTGACGGTGGAGCGATAACAAAGAATCGGTCAACGCCGCGTAAATACGCCGGTTGGCACGGGTGATGGCCTCGGCGCTCGCGCGCTCGATGGCATTCATGGCGGGCAGGATGATGCTCTGCCGCCGCAGGTTTTCGACAAGGGTGCTGGCCAGCACAATCCCTTTATCGGTCTGCAAGGCCAGCTCGGTCAATGTATGCACGGCTTGCCGGTAGTGACTCATGGTGAAGGGCTTGAACCCGAACACCGTTTGCAGCTCGACCAAGTGCTCCCGCCGCGTCTGCTCGCGCTGGCCGTAATCGTTCCAACTTTCCACCGGCACCTTGAGTTGTGCGGCCACCATGCGCAACAGGGGCGGAAACGGAGGCTCATCGATGCCCAAGAAGATGCCAGGGAATCGCAAGTAGCAAAGCTGCACGGCGAAGCCCAATCGATTCGCAGCGCCGCGACGCTGGCGGATCACCGATAGGTCGGTTTCGTTGAACGTGTAGTGCCGTATCAGTTCGTCTTTGGCATCTGGTAGTGCCAGCAGGCTTTCGCGCTCGGTGGCGGACAGGATTGAGCGGCGCGGCATGATCAGTCTTCCCGCAGGTACTGGTACAAGGTTTCGCGACTGATGCCGAAGTCACGGGCCACCAAGGTTTTTTGATCGCCTGCCGCGACTCGCTGTTTCAACTTGGCAATTTGTTCGCTGTTCAGCGATTTCTTTCGTCCCCGGTAGGCACCGCGCTGCTTGGCCAGCACGATTCCCTCGCGCTGGCGTTCGCGGATCAGTGCGCGCTCGAACTCCGCAAAAGCCCCCATGACCGACAGCATCAAATTGGCCATCGGTGAGTCATCGCCGGTGAACGCCAGCCCTTCTTTGACAAACTCCATCCGCACGCCCCGTTGTGTCAGCCCCTGAACGATGCGGCGCAGGTCATCGAGATTGCGTGCCAACCTGTCCATGCTGTGCACCACCACGGTGTCGCCCTCGCGCACAAAGGCCAGCAGCCTTTCAAGTTCGGGACGTTGCGTGTCCTTGCCGGAAGCCTTATCGGTGAATACCTTACCGACTTCGATTTGCTCCAGTTGCCGATCAGGGTTCTGGTCGAAGCTGCTGACGCGGATATAGCCAATGCGTTGACCTTGCAAGGTGCCTCCAAAGGTAAAAGTGTCAGGATGAAATCCATTACCCTTGGCGGCTTGTGTCAATAAATACAAACTACAACTCTATTCTGACGTGCTTTGCGCCAAGCATCTGACATCAGGTTAGGGTATAGCTTAACCGGACACCTCGGCCTCTGTGCCTTTACTGCTTTTCGGTACAACCGTCAAGAACAGGCAGAGCGCTCCGATAGTTATCGCCACATCAGCGAGGTTGAAGGCGGGCCAGTGCGCAAGTCGCCAATGGAAGTCAAGGAAATCAACAACCTGTCCACGCAGCACACGATCCGCGACATTGCCCAGCGCACCGCCGAGGATCAGGCTGTATCCCATCGCTTCGAGACGGGGCAATTGCTGGCACAGCATGCGTCCCAGCCAAGCAGAAACGACCAGGCCCAGCGTGATGAAAAAGTAACGTTGCCAGCCGCCAGCGTTCGCCAGAAAGCTGAATGCCGCGCCGGGATTCAGGACATGGACGAAGTTGAAGAAGGGCGTGACTTCGACCTGTTCACCGTAGGCAAACGTGCGGGTGATGGCGAACTTTGCGAGCTGATCGGTCATGACAGCACTGGCGGCCACTGCGAACCAGACCCAAGTCGATGTGCGGCGAGCCGATTGCCACACAGGGACGGCCAGCGGCATCAGCCACCCGGCGAGCGCCGTGCAACTCAATCCAAGTACCCACCCCGCCAGCACATCGGCAGGAAAGTGCATTCCGGCTGCGATGCGTGACCAACCGACCAATGCGGCGTACAACACCAAGCCGATGCGGCCACGACGGCCTATCAAAGGCCAGAGCGCGCCGACCACCAGCGCGGCATAGGTGGCATGCCCGCTGGGCAGGCTGTAGTGTCGTTCGATGCCCCCGATAACGCGCACCATGTCGCCAAAAACGGCAGGCGGGCGTGGAAAGTCGATCCATAGCTTCAAGATGGTGGCGACGAGAAATGCCAACGCAAAGGCCACGCTAAAGACTCTGAGTCTGTACCGGATGGCATCGGCCCGCGTTGGGTCAGGTGCCGACTTTGACCATCCCCACATCGCCAAGAGCATCAGTGGTGCAGTCCAGTAGTTGCCTATCACAAGGTTGAAGAACGATGCCAGCGGTTCCAGCGCTGCAGGTGTGCTCATGTTGATGGCTTGGAACAACGCGATGTTCAGACCACCCCAGTCGTAGAGAAAGAATTTCCAGCTCATTTGCGCAACAGCCTCAAGCCATTGCCAACGACGAGCAAGCTGGCCCCCATATCAGCAAACACCGCCATCCACATGGTCGCTTGACCCGTGAAGGTCAGCACCAGAAATACTGCCTTGATGCCAAGGGCCAGCACAATGTTTTGCATCAGCACCTGCGCCGTCGCACGCGACAGGCGCACGAAGGTCGGAATCTTGCGCAGGTTGTCGTCCATCAGGGCCACGTCGGCGGTCTCGATTGCGGTATCTGTGCCAGCCGCTCCCATTGCAAAGCCGATGTCCGCACGCGCCAAGGCCGGGGCATCGTTGATGCCATCACCGACCATGCCAACCTTGCCGCTTCGGGCCAGTTGCTCCACTTCGCGCAATTTGTCATCTGGGAGTAGGTTGCCTTGCGCACGGTCGATTCCGGCTTGTGCGGCAATGGCCTGTGCCGTATGGGGGTTGTCGCCGGTCAGCATCATGGTGTTGATGCCCAGTGCGTGCAGCTCGGCGATGGCGGTCCTGCTGCTGTCCTTGATGGTGTCCGCTACGGCGAATAAGGCATGTACCGCCTTTGCGCCTACCAACATCACGACGGTCTTGCCAGCGGTTTCCAGCGCAGCGATGCGCTGCTCCAGCTCTGGTGTGCACTGCCCCAGCTCTTCGAGCATCCGGTGGTTGCCCAGATGGTAGGTCGCACCGTTGATTTGGCCTTGCACACCCCGACCGGGCAGCGCGTTGAATTCGGCCACGTCGAGCAAGGCAACCCCGTCCGTCTGCGCGGCCTGTGCCACCGCCTTGGATACAGGATGGTCCGAGCGGGCCGCCAGACTGGCAGCGATGCTGCGGCTGTCCGAGGCGAGTGCATTGCCCCATGTGACAAAGTCGGTCTGTGCGGGCTTGCCGTGCGTGATCGTGCCGGTCTTGTCCAGAGCCAGCCAGCGCAGCTTGCGGCCTTCTTCCAGATAGACGCCACCTTTGATGAGAATGCCGTGGCGGGCGGCGGCGGCCAGGCCGCTGACGATGCTGACCGGTGTAGAGATCACCAGTGCGCACGGGCAGGCGACCACCAGCAGAACCAATGCACGGTAGATCCAGTCGAGCCATGCCGCACCCATGAACAGCGGCGGCAACAACGCGACGGCGATGGCAACGCCGAATACAACGGGGGTGTACCAGCGGGCGAACTGATCGACAAAACGCTGAGTCGGCGCACGACTACCTTGCGCAGCCTCTACCGCGTGAATGATCCGGGCCAAAGTGGAGTTGTTGGCCAAGGCGGTGACGCGGTACTCGAACGAGCCGGATTCGTTGATCGTGCCAGCGAACACCGAATCACCGGGGGATTTTTCGACCGGGAGGCTTTCACCCGTGATCGGGGCTTGGTTGACGGCAGAGCGGCCTTCCAGCACCTCACCATCAAGGGCGATGCGCTCACCTGGTTTGACCCGGACGCGGGCGCCGATGGTGATTTGCTTGGCGCCCACCTCGCGCCATGTGCCGTCAGCCTGCTGTACCGTGGCCTGTTCCGGGGTCAGGTCGAGCAGGCCACGGATAGCGTTACGAGCGCGATCCAGCGATTTGGCTTCGATTACCTCGGCCAGCGCGAACAGTACCATCACCATTGCCGCTTCGGGCCAGTGGCCGATCAACATGGCACCCGTGACCGCAATCGACATGAGGGCGTTCATGTTGAGATTACGGTTCTTGAGCGCAATCCACCCCTTCTTGTAGGTGGAGAGGCCACCCGTGAAGACCGCGACAAGCGCCAGAACGACAACCGACCAGTGATTGCCGTTGTGGAGCCAGTAGACCGCCTCGGCCGCCGATGCAGTGACCAAGGAGATGCCCAGCGGCCACCAGTTGGTCGGCGTGGTCACAGGGGCGGCGGATGGAGATGCGACCTCTGCCGTGTCCACGACCTGCGCCTCGAATCCAAGCGCTTGCAGTGCCACGAGCACGTCTGGCAGAACCTGGTTCGCATGGCGTACCGACAGCGTGCGCTGCATCAGGTTGAAATCGAGATCAGCAACACCGGCCACGGTGCCGAGCTTGTTGCGGATCAACGTCTCTTCGGTCGGGCAATCCATCTTGGCAATGGACAGCTTGGTCGTCTGCTCGGCCGACGCCTGATCCATGCGCACAGCTTGCATGCCGATGGCCTTCAGCGCCTGCTCGACGGGAGACAACGAAGGCAATTCGTGTCGCACGGCCAAGGTACGTTGCATCAGGTTGAATTCAAGACCCGCCACCCCCGCCAGACCGGCCAGTTTGCTTCGGATCAGCGCCTCTTCGGTCGGGCAATCCATGTTCTCGATGCGGTACACCGCTTGAGCCGATCCGGTTGCCAGCGGGGCCGGTGCCGTGGGTTGGATGATCGGCTCAGTCGTGCAGCCACACCCCTTTGAAGCGCATTCGCTCATGAGTAACTCCTGAAAATCTTCTATTCAGCCTCCATTAAAATCTCTATAGTCACTATAGAGTCAAGTGATAATTGGAGATTGATGCATGGAAATCAGAATTGGCGACCTCGCCAAGCGCTCTGGGTGCGAGGTCGTGACCATCCGCTACTACGAGAAGGAAGGGCTACTGCCGAAGCCAGCGCGAAGCGGTGGCAACTTCCGGCTGTACGGTGAGGCGCACATTGAGCGCTTGCAATTCATCCGTCATTGCCGTTCGCTCGACATGACGTTGAGCGAGATTCGCGCATTGCTGGGTCTGCGAGACAACCCGATGCAGGACTGTGGGGAGGTCAACACGCTGCTGGAGGCCCATATTCAACAGGTGGAAATGCGTGTGTCCGCGCTGTTGCAGTTAAAACGGCACTTGGTTGATTTGCGCGAGAAGTGTTCTGGCTCTCGATCTGTAGAGGCGTGCGGCATTTTGCAAGGGTTGGGCAATTGCAATTGCCATGGTGAAAGTGCCACGAACAGTCAAACATCTGGGTAAGTAAGGGCTTAGCGTGCTTTATTTTCCGTTTTCTGAGGCGACCCCAACACCTGGCTGCTGGCCCGTTGCCGCAGTCTCTGGCAGGAGTTGCGCCATCCGCAGTACGCGCTGACGGTTGCCGAGATGCTCGAGCACGAGCAAGCCCACCTGATGCCGATGATCGCGCCCTTCGATGGGTACGTCGAAGCGCCGGGGCGGGTATCGAGCACCTGCCTGGTGACGGCGGACCGCAATCACTACTCGGTGCCGTGCGAGTTGGCGGGCAAGCTGATCAGCAAGCGCTTCTACCCGGAGTGCATCGAGTTCGTGTTCGACGAGGTGATTGTGGCCAGCCACCCGCGTCTGTTCGAGCGCGAGCAGACCTGCTACGACTGGCGTCACTACCTGCCGCTTCTCGAACGCAAACCGGGTGCGCTGCGCAATGGCGCGCCGTTTGCCGAGATGCCCACCGCACTCCTGCGCTTGCAGCGCTTGCTGCTGCGTCGAGACGGCGGCGATCGGGTGATGAGTCAGGTACTCACGATGGTCCCCAAGGTCGGCCTGGAGCCGGTGTTGGTGGCCGTGGAACTGGTGCTCGACTCCGGCATGGTCAGCATCGAGCATGTGCTCAACGTGATCGCACGGCTGAACCAGGCGCCCCTACCGGAATCGGTCGAAACGAGTCTCGAACTCAAGGCGCTGCCGCTGGCCGACACGCGGCGCTACGACAGCCTGCGCGAACGACAGGAGGCCGATCATGCGTGATATTGGCGCGGAACTGAAAAGCCTGCGTCTGTTCGGCATGGCCGCCGCCTGGAACGAGATCAGCGCTGACGACGGTGCGGCGGTACAGAGCTCACGCTGGCTGATCGAGCGTAACCGGTAACTGAGCGGCGTCCTTCTCGCGGCGTAGCGATCGTTGAATAATTCTCGCCATGTTCAACGACGACGGGATTGGCAGTGATGGCATCGACGGTGAGGAGCAAATGGCGGCGACGCGGCCACGAGGAATGGCGGGCGGTGTTCGATCGCTTTGCGGCAAGCGGTCTGAGCATCCGGCAGTTCTGCGACAGCGAGGGCTTGAGCAAGTCGAGTTTCGAGCGCTGGCGCGGCCTGCTGGCCGGTGAGGCGTCGAGCGTCGCCGATCGCGGCGATGCGTGCGCTCGTGCGGGCTTTGTCGATGCGGGCCTGGTCGACGTTGGCGGCGGTGCAGGCCGGCTCGAGCTCAAGCTCGATCTGGGTGGCGGTGTCGTGCTGCATCTGGTGCGCGGCTGATGTTCTTCCCCGAAGGGGCGGTGCGGGTGCATGTCTATGGCCGCCCGGTTGACATGCGCAAGTCCTTCGATGGGCTGTACGCGCTCACCCGCCACGCACTTGGGTGCGATCCGCTGTCGGGCGAGCTGTTCGTGTTCATCAACCGGCGCGGCACGCAGATGAAGGTGCTGTACTGGGATCGCAGCG
Proteins encoded in this window:
- a CDS encoding recombinase family protein produces the protein MQGQRIGYIRVSSFDQNPDRQLEQIEVGKVFTDKASGKDTQRPELERLLAFVREGDTVVVHSMDRLARNLDDLRRIVQGLTQRGVRMEFVKEGLAFTGDDSPMANLMLSVMGAFAEFERALIRERQREGIVLAKQRGAYRGRKKSLNSEQIAKLKQRVAAGDQKTLVARDFGISRETLYQYLRED
- the lspA gene encoding signal peptidase II produces the protein MSWKFFLYDWGGLNIALFQAINMSTPAALEPLASFFNLVIGNYWTAPLMLLAMWGWSKSAPDPTRADAIRYRLRVFSVAFALAFLVATILKLWIDFPRPPAVFGDMVRVIGGIERHYSLPSGHATYAALVVGALWPLIGRRGRIGLVLYAALVGWSRIAAGMHFPADVLAGWVLGLSCTALAGWLMPLAVPVWQSARRTSTWVWFAVAASAVMTDQLAKFAITRTFAYGEQVEVTPFFNFVHVLNPGAAFSFLANAGGWQRYFFITLGLVVSAWLGRMLCQQLPRLEAMGYSLILGGALGNVADRVLRGQVVDFLDFHWRLAHWPAFNLADVAITIGALCLFLTVVPKSSKGTEAEVSG
- a CDS encoding heavy metal translocating P-type ATPase, with the protein product MSECASKGCGCTTEPIIQPTAPAPLATGSAQAVYRIENMDCPTEEALIRSKLAGLAGVAGLEFNLMQRTLAVRHELPSLSPVEQALKAIGMQAVRMDQASAEQTTKLSIAKMDCPTEETLIRNKLGTVAGVADLDFNLMQRTLSVRHANQVLPDVLVALQALGFEAQVVDTAEVASPSAAPVTTPTNWWPLGISLVTASAAEAVYWLHNGNHWSVVVLALVAVFTGGLSTYKKGWIALKNRNLNMNALMSIAVTGAMLIGHWPEAAMVMVLFALAEVIEAKSLDRARNAIRGLLDLTPEQATVQQADGTWREVGAKQITIGARVRVKPGERIALDGEVLEGRSAVNQAPITGESLPVEKSPGDSVFAGTINESGSFEYRVTALANNSTLARIIHAVEAAQGSRAPTQRFVDQFARWYTPVVFGVAIAVALLPPLFMGAAWLDWIYRALVLLVVACPCALVISTPVSIVSGLAAAARHGILIKGGVYLEEGRKLRWLALDKTGTITHGKPAQTDFVTWGNALASDSRSIAASLAARSDHPVSKAVAQAAQTDGVALLDVAEFNALPGRGVQGQINGATYHLGNHRMLEELGQCTPELEQRIAALETAGKTVVMLVGAKAVHALFAVADTIKDSSRTAIAELHALGINTMMLTGDNPHTAQAIAAQAGIDRAQGNLLPDDKLREVEQLARSGKVGMVGDGINDAPALARADIGFAMGAAGTDTAIETADVALMDDNLRKIPTFVRLSRATAQVLMQNIVLALGIKAVFLVLTFTGQATMWMAVFADMGASLLVVGNGLRLLRK
- the cadR gene encoding Cd(II)/Pb(II)-responsive transcriptional regulator encodes the protein MEIRIGDLAKRSGCEVVTIRYYEKEGLLPKPARSGGNFRLYGEAHIERLQFIRHCRSLDMTLSEIRALLGLRDNPMQDCGEVNTLLEAHIQQVEMRVSALLQLKRHLVDLREKCSGSRSVEACGILQGLGNCNCHGESATNSQTSG
- the tnpA gene encoding IS66 family insertion sequence element accessory protein TnpA codes for the protein MASTVRSKWRRRGHEEWRAVFDRFAASGLSIRQFCDSEGLSKSSFERWRGLLAGEASSVADRGDACARAGFVDAGLVDVGGGAGRLELKLDLGGGVVLHLVRG
- the tnpB gene encoding IS66 family insertion sequence element accessory protein TnpB (TnpB, as the term is used for proteins encoded by IS66 family insertion elements, is considered an accessory protein, since TnpC, encoded by a neighboring gene, is a DDE family transposase.), yielding MFFPEGAVRVHVYGRPVDMRKSFDGLYALTRHALGCDPLSGELFVFINRRGTQMKVLYWDRSGFCVWAKRLEQGRFVSDWSRVLTRQMDWTGLKLLLEGIEPARFKRRFKLPEVAAKPA